The Armatimonadota bacterium genome includes the window TCCGGGCAGAAGCCGAGGTGTCGGTTGCCCTTCGAGGTGAGAGCGGCTATTACCTCTCCGCCGCGCTCGAACTCCCAGTTGTGGTTGTGGTAGAGTAGCCGTCTGCCGGTCTCATGGCACTTCTCGGCTGCTGTGTTTAGAGCCATGAAGTCGCGGGCGAACTGCTCCTCATCATGAAACCTCAGTCCGGAGTACATGAGGAACTCCGTCTGCATTGCATCGAGATACTCGAATGCGAGCTCGAGGGCCGTGCGTTCCTGATCGGCTTGCGTCGCATCGAAGAGGTTGCCCCCGATGTGAAGGGCCGCGAGCACGAGTCCGCGATCGTCGAGCATCTTCTTGACGCCGGCAGGGGGGTGCTGCCGGATGTGCCGAAACCCGATCTCGACTCCGGCGTACCCGGCGGCCTTCACCTCATCGAACACCTTCGGAAAGAACGTGCTCTGCTCGTCGCCCCACGTGATCGTCTGGCATGCGATGGGGAATCTGCTCATTTCTCGGTCACCTCCACCTTCACTTCATTGTCCGTCACGCGGCGGAGGATCACCTCCGAGCCGCCGAACCGGTATCTGATCTCGTCGGGACGGCCGAGGAGTCCGACGACCTGCTGATAGACCTCCCGAACCTGGAAGTCGTCGGTGAGCACGAACTTGCCCTTGCCCTTGGGGATGATACTGACTCCCGAATCCCACTCGGGGAAGCCGTGCTTCTTCGCGAGCGGACCCCAAGCTACGCACACCGCGCCCTCCTTCACGCATCGCCGGATCGCGTCCATCGTCGGCTCACTGACCCGCGTTCCTGTGAGGAAGAGGAGCGGGACTCCCTTGAGCAGATCGTACCCGGCCTTGTGATCGTAGACCACGACGCCGTTCAGCGGCACGAAGAACCGATGCTGGTCTGCCATCACGGGAGCGGTTGTGTAGGATTGGAACTCGGCCTTGTCGCTCCGCCACTGGTATCCGGACGGGGCG containing:
- a CDS encoding sugar phosphate isomerase/epimerase, with amino-acid sequence MSRFPIACQTITWGDEQSTFFPKVFDEVKAAGYAGVEIGFRHIRQHPPAGVKKMLDDRGLVLAALHIGGNLFDATQADQERTALELAFEYLDAMQTEFLMYSGLRFHDEEQFARDFMALNTAAEKCHETGRRLLYHNHNWEFERGGEVIAALTSKGNRHLGFCPDIGWVMKGRRRIIGFMNEVKGRIGAIHFKDFATDGPGCDTVVLGTGVAPLVEAAEWVKQNTDGMWVIAEQDNADLPAAEAASRNAAFLKSLF